From the Oceanicaulis alexandrii DSM 11625 genome, one window contains:
- the fliP gene encoding flagellar type III secretion system pore protein FliP (The bacterial flagellar biogenesis protein FliP forms a type III secretion system (T3SS)-type pore required for flagellar assembly.), whose protein sequence is MKAARWIYPVVLIALALGAALIGAPDAHAAAGPGLSISLGGNDTALTERVLQMIALLTVLSLAPSILIMTTSFIRIVVVLSLLRTAIGLQQSPPNAVLISLSLFLTAFIMSPVFTQAYQDGVEPLLNGQISNQEAFTAAAQPVKAFMLAHTREEDLGLFLNISGEEPETPEATPVYVVAPAFMISELRRAFEIGFLLFIPFLIIDLVVASILMSMGMMMLPPVIISLPFKLIFFVLVDGWTLVIGSLVQSFERMPPGG, encoded by the coding sequence ATGAAGGCGGCGCGCTGGATCTATCCGGTCGTCCTGATCGCTCTGGCCTTGGGCGCTGCGTTGATCGGCGCGCCGGACGCCCATGCTGCGGCCGGGCCGGGCCTGTCGATTTCTCTGGGCGGCAATGACACGGCGCTGACCGAGCGCGTCCTGCAGATGATCGCGCTTTTGACGGTGCTGAGCCTGGCGCCGTCCATCCTGATCATGACCACCAGCTTCATCCGGATCGTGGTGGTGTTGTCGCTGCTGCGTACCGCGATCGGCCTGCAGCAAAGCCCGCCGAACGCCGTGCTGATCTCGCTATCGCTGTTTCTGACCGCCTTCATCATGTCGCCGGTTTTCACCCAGGCCTATCAGGACGGCGTGGAGCCGCTCCTGAACGGCCAGATCAGCAATCAGGAAGCCTTCACCGCCGCCGCACAGCCGGTGAAAGCTTTCATGCTCGCCCATACCCGGGAAGAAGATCTGGGGCTGTTCTTGAACATTTCCGGCGAAGAGCCTGAAACCCCGGAAGCCACGCCGGTCTATGTGGTGGCGCCCGCCTTCATGATTTCAGAATTGAGGCGCGCCTTCGAGATCGGCTTTCTGCTGTTCATCCCCTTCCTGATCATCGACCTGGTAGTGGCCAGCATCCTGATGTCCATGGGCATGATGATGCTGCCGCCCGTGATCATCTCACTGCCGTTCAAGCTGATCTTCTTCGTGCTGGTGGATGGCTGGACCCTGGTGATCGGCTCGCTGGTGCAAAGCTTCGAGCGAATGCCGCCCGGCGGCTGA
- the flgC gene encoding flagellar basal body rod protein FlgC, with protein sequence MVDRVSETLQISAAGLRAQSSRMRVIAENVANAQSTARTADEDPYQRQIPVFQSEFDRQVGTELVRMNDVTLDESDFRMVYEPGHPAADGEGYVKYPNVSSLVELMDMRDAQRSYEANLTMVEGTRRMLERTLDLLRR encoded by the coding sequence ATGGTCGATCGCGTCTCTGAAACCCTGCAGATCTCCGCAGCGGGCCTGCGCGCGCAATCCTCGCGCATGCGGGTCATCGCCGAGAACGTGGCGAACGCTCAATCAACGGCGCGGACTGCGGACGAAGATCCGTATCAGCGTCAGATCCCGGTGTTCCAGTCTGAGTTTGACCGTCAGGTCGGCACCGAGCTGGTGCGCATGAATGACGTCACGCTCGATGAGTCAGATTTCCGCATGGTCTATGAGCCCGGCCACCCGGCGGCTGATGGCGAAGGCTATGTGAAATATCCCAATGTCTCCTCCCTGGTCGAGCTGATGGACATGCGCGACGCGCAGCGGTCCTACGAGGCGAATCTGACCATGGTGGAGGGCACGCGCCGCATGCTTGAGCGCACGCTCGACCTGTTGCGCCGTTAA
- a CDS encoding flagellar biosynthetic protein FliO, translating into MDQLDIIRYFAALILVLGLLGGFAVVARRAGWMGPMPMLDRWSTPTRKRRLSITETLMLDPRRKVVIVRVDDAEHVLLLGAEREQVLDRAPAKEEPVFEPVAPDTVDTDAENPGASVTRLGQSQ; encoded by the coding sequence TTGGACCAGCTTGATATCATACGGTATTTCGCCGCCCTGATCTTGGTGTTGGGCCTTTTAGGCGGATTCGCAGTGGTCGCCAGACGCGCGGGCTGGATGGGACCGATGCCGATGCTGGACCGCTGGTCCACGCCGACGCGCAAGCGCCGCCTGTCCATCACGGAGACCTTGATGCTCGATCCGCGCCGCAAGGTGGTGATCGTGCGCGTGGACGACGCCGAACATGTGCTGCTTCTCGGCGCAGAGCGCGAGCAGGTGCTCGACCGCGCGCCCGCAAAAGAAGAGCCTGTGTTTGAACCGGTCGCGCCGGATACCGTCGACACGGATGCCGAAAACCCCGGCGCCTCCGTCACACGGCTGGGGCAGAGCCAATGA
- the flgB gene encoding flagellar basal body rod protein FlgB, with protein sequence MRPDDIPLLSMLRDTMGYHGARQRVIAENVANANTPGYTPSDVPRSEFERVLAGQAQAAGGLRTTHAMHYGGDSAASGSRQFRTERAPDSETTSNGNSVVIEEQMVDANDNRMRFETALSLYQKSLNMIRMASRSPGQ encoded by the coding sequence ATGCGCCCTGACGACATACCGCTCTTGTCCATGCTGCGTGACACGATGGGCTATCACGGCGCCCGCCAGCGGGTGATTGCCGAGAATGTGGCCAACGCCAACACGCCCGGATATACGCCATCCGATGTCCCGCGCAGTGAGTTTGAACGCGTGCTTGCAGGCCAGGCGCAGGCCGCCGGCGGCCTGCGCACCACGCACGCCATGCATTATGGCGGCGATAGCGCGGCGTCCGGCTCGCGGCAGTTCCGCACCGAGCGCGCGCCCGACAGCGAAACCACCTCGAACGGCAATTCGGTCGTGATCGAGGAGCAGATGGTCGACGCCAACGACAACCGCATGCGGTTCGAGACGGCGCTCAGCCTGTATCAGAAGAGCCTGAACATGATCCGCATGGCGAGCCGCTCGCCGGGTCAGTGA